The Erythrobacter sp. genome segment GATCCTGCACCGGGGCAAACAGCGTGCCGCAGAACAGCACGAACCCGTCGGGGTAATGATGTTCGGACAGGCATTGTTCCACCAGATCGAGCGGATCGCGGGAAATCTGGCGCATGTCGTTGCTCCCTTCGAGCACGTAGCCCTCCGGCCCGAGGATATGCAGATCGACATTGGCCTGCCGCACATCGTCGATGGTAAAGCCATCGTCGAACAGGCGGATGAACGGGCCGATCGCGCAACTGGCGTTGTTGTCCTTCGCTTTCGACAGCAGCAGCGCGCTGCGGCCTTCGAAATCGCGCAGGTTCACATCGTTGCCCAGCGTTGCGCCAACAACCTCGCCGTGCGCATCGCAGACCAGCACCACTTCGGGCTCCGGGTTGTTCCAGCTCGAATCCGAACGCACCCCGACCATTGCCCCCGCACCCACGGTGGAGAGCACCGGCGACTTGGAGAAAATCTCCGCATCGGGGCCGATGGCGACTTCGAGGTATTGCGACCACATGCCTTGTTCGATCAGCAGGTCTTTCAGCCGCATGGCCTCGGCACTGCCGGGCACGACTTCGCGGATCGTGCCGACTTTCTCTTCGAGCGAGGCGCGAATTTCGGCAGCCCGCGCCGAATCGCCGCGCGCGCGCTCTTCGATCACCCGCTCGATGGCGGAAATCGCAAAGGTCACGCCGCTGGCTTTCACGGCCTGCAAGTCGATGGGAGTGAGCAGGCTCCAGCCTTCCGGGAGGCCGTTCTCCACCGGGCCGAGCGACCGTCCGCCCGCAAAGCTGCGACGCGCAATCGCGCCCGAAACGGTCGCCACGTCCTGCGTCAGGTCGAACAATTCGCCCTCGCGCACGGCAATCACGCACGGCCCTTCGGGCGCCAGAGCACGCCCGATAAAGCTGCCATCCCGGTAATCGGCGGGCAGCAGGCCCTGCAATTCTACGGACATTGTTTTCCTCTTGCCCCGCCTCTTGTCTTAAGGCCTGATAGCGCTACCATATGAGGCAGAACGCCACAGGGCAAGTGGCCGAATCCACGGAGAGGAAATTTCGTATGCGTGAAGGAATAGGTTTTGCAGCCGCCGGATTGGCCGCGCTGGCGCTGGCAGTTCCTGCCTGGGCCGGGCCGACCGCACGGTTCGAATATGTCGCTTACGAAGGCGAGGCCCAGGCAGTCCCCGCAGGCCAGTTCGCGAATCCCGTCCTGCCGGGTTTCCACCCCGATCCCTCGATCGTGAAAGTGGGGGACGATTTCTATCTCGTCACTTCCACCTTTGCCTGGTTCCCCGGCCTGCCGATCATGCACAGCCGCGATCTGGTGAACTGGCGGCAGATCGGCAATGCGATCGACCGCCCCGGCATGGTCGATTTCACCGGAATGTCGCTCACCGGCGACGCGCTCTATGCCCCGGCGATCACGCATCACGACGGCATCTTCTACATTTTCAACACCTGCGTGCGATGCGAGGGCAACTTCATGGTCACCGCCAGCGATCCCGCCGGGCCGTGGTCCGATCCGGTCTGGCTGGCGTTTGAGGGTATCGATCCCTCGCTCTATGTCGACGCCGAAGGGCGCGGCTGGATTACCTACAACGATGCCCCGGTGGGGGAGCCGCGTTACGAGGGCCACCGCGCGATCTGGCTGCGCGAATTCGATCTGGCGACCCAG includes the following:
- a CDS encoding fumarylacetoacetate hydrolase family protein translates to MSVELQGLLPADYRDGSFIGRALAPEGPCVIAVREGELFDLTQDVATVSGAIARRSFAGGRSLGPVENGLPEGWSLLTPIDLQAVKASGVTFAISAIERVIEERARGDSARAAEIRASLEEKVGTIREVVPGSAEAMRLKDLLIEQGMWSQYLEVAIGPDAEIFSKSPVLSTVGAGAMVGVRSDSSWNNPEPEVVLVCDAHGEVVGATLGNDVNLRDFEGRSALLLSKAKDNNASCAIGPFIRLFDDGFTIDDVRQANVDLHILGPEGYVLEGSNDMRQISRDPLDLVEQCLSEHHYPDGFVLFCGTLFAPVQDRDAPGAGFTHKVGDVVTISSRRLGKLTNTVTTSRDAPPWTMGIGAFIRNLASRGLIDRI